A region of Diceros bicornis minor isolate mBicDic1 chromosome 31, mDicBic1.mat.cur, whole genome shotgun sequence DNA encodes the following proteins:
- the LOC131395587 gene encoding olfactory receptor 10W1-like, which translates to MTWENRSLLMEFVFLAYPSHSELRVLFFLGVSLIYTLIISGNVLIVVAIQTEARLHTPMYYFLGSLSAVEICYTAVVVPHILANILQSEKTITLLGCATQMIFFLGLGSADCFLLAAMAYDRYVAICHPLQYPLIMTLTLCVRLVVASVVIGLLLSLQLVAFIFSLPFCQARSIEHFFCDVPPVMHLVCAKSHIHEQSVLVAATLALAVPFFLIATSYAFIVAAVFKIHSAAGRHRAFSTCSSHLTVVLLQYGCCAFMYLRPYSIYYPKQDEFISLVYTLGTPMLNPLIYTLRNSEIKGTLGRVLTRNYLSQNN; encoded by the coding sequence ATGACCTGGGAAAATCGCTCACTGTTGATGGAATTTGTGTTCCTGGCCTATCCCTCCCACTCAGAGTTGCGTGTCTTGTTCTTCCTTGGAGTCAGCCTGATTTATACACTGATCATCAGTGGGAATGTCCTCATTGTGGTGGCCATTCAGACAGAAGCCCGCCTACACACACCCATGTACTATTTCCTGGGCAGCCTCTCAGCAGTAGAAATATGCTACACTGCTGTGGTGGTGCCTCACATCCTGGCCAACATCCTACAGTCAGAGAAAACCATCACTCTCCTGGGCTGTGCCACTCAGATGATTTTCTTCCTTGGACTTGGCAGTGCCGATTGCTTCCTCTTAGCTGCCATGGCCTATGACCGGTATGTTGCTATTTGCCACCCCTTGCAGTACCCTCTCATCATGACTTTAACTCTTTGTGTCCGCTTGGTTGTGGCCTCTGTGGTCATCGGCTTGCTCCTGTCCTTACAACTGGTGGCCTTCATCTTCTCTCTGCCATTCTGTCAGGCTCGGAGTATAGAGCACTTCTTTTGTGATGTGCCACCAGTGATGCATCTTGTTTGTGCCAAGAGCCACATCCATGAGCAGTCAGTGCTGGTGGCAGCCACACTAGCCCTTGCTGTGCCTTTCTTCCTCATCGCCACCTCCTATGCCTTCATTGTGGCTGCTGTGTTCAAGATCCACTCAGCAGCTGGCCGCCACCGTGCCTTCTCTACCTGTTCCTCCCACCTCACTGTGGTCCTGCTGCAGTATGGCTGTTGTGCCTTCATGTACCTGCGTCCCTACTCCATCTACTACCCAAAGCAAGATGAGTTCATCTCACTGGTGTACACATTGGGAACCCCAATGCTCAATCCACTTATCTACACCCTGAGGAACAGTGAGATAAAGGGGACCCTAGGGAGAGTTCTTACCAGGAATTATCTCTCCCAGAATAACTAG